One genomic window of Paenibacillus xylanilyticus includes the following:
- a CDS encoding ParB/RepB/Spo0J family partition protein yields the protein MSKRLGKGLDALIPSLSINDDDKVVEIPIAQLRANPYQPRKVFDEDAIHELAESIRQHGVIQPIIVRTVLRGYEIIAGERRFRASQYCGNATVPAVVRNFSDQQVMEIALIENLQRENLNAMEVAVAYQGLMDQFSLTQEELSVKVGKSRSHIANFLRLLSLPEEVKDHVSRGTLSMGHARAIVGVKDQDMVKQLAKQTIDQQWSVRELEEAVQQLDRSKTGEAKAKSKLKKKDPFIDTVEESLRERFKTTVKIKHNKDKGKIELNYYSKQDLERLLELLQ from the coding sequence ATGAGTAAGCGGCTCGGAAAAGGTCTGGATGCCCTCATTCCATCGCTTTCAATAAATGACGATGACAAGGTTGTAGAAATTCCAATCGCCCAGTTGCGGGCAAACCCTTATCAGCCACGGAAGGTATTTGATGAGGATGCGATTCATGAACTGGCAGAGTCCATACGTCAACACGGTGTGATACAGCCAATTATCGTACGTACTGTACTGAGAGGTTATGAGATTATTGCCGGGGAACGGCGATTTAGAGCTTCTCAATATTGCGGTAATGCAACAGTGCCTGCAGTCGTTCGCAATTTTAGTGATCAGCAGGTTATGGAAATTGCTCTGATTGAAAATTTGCAACGGGAAAATCTCAACGCAATGGAAGTGGCTGTAGCCTATCAAGGCCTGATGGATCAGTTCTCGCTGACACAGGAAGAGCTGTCTGTCAAAGTGGGAAAATCCCGTTCTCACATTGCAAACTTCTTGCGTTTGCTTTCGCTGCCGGAAGAAGTGAAAGACCATGTTTCACGTGGAACATTGTCCATGGGTCATGCACGCGCCATAGTTGGTGTGAAGGATCAGGATATGGTGAAACAGCTGGCCAAACAAACCATTGACCAACAATGGAGTGTACGTGAACTGGAAGAAGCGGTACAGCAGCTGGATCGTTCCAAGACGGGTGAAGCCAAGGCAAAATCCAAACTCAAGAAAAAGGACCCATTCATTGATACGGTGGAGGAATCCTTGCGCGAGCGTTTCAAAACAACAGTGAAGATAAAGCACAACAAAGATAAAGGCAAAATCGAGCTCAACTACTACAGCAAACAGGATCTGGAGCGATTGTTAGAACTGCTGCAATAG
- a CDS encoding ParA family protein — translation MSKIMAVANQKGGVGKTTTSVNLGAGLASLGKRVLLVDIDPQGNTTSGVGINKADVANCIYDVIINEVHPQEAIVETQIEGLHIIPATIQLAGAEIELVSTISREVRLKKSLAMVKKNYDYILIDCPPSLGMLTINSLTASDSVIIPIQCEYYALEGLSQLLNTVRLVQKHLNTSLQIEGVLLTMFDARTNLGIQVIEEVKKYFQQKVYQTIIPRNVRLSEAPSHGQSIITYDPRSRGAEVYLELAKEVISYE, via the coding sequence TTGTCTAAGATTATGGCCGTAGCAAATCAAAAGGGCGGTGTGGGGAAAACGACGACATCTGTTAACTTGGGTGCAGGACTGGCTTCACTCGGGAAAAGGGTACTGCTTGTCGATATTGACCCTCAGGGAAATACGACTAGTGGAGTCGGAATCAACAAAGCAGATGTGGCCAATTGTATATATGATGTCATCATTAATGAAGTACATCCTCAGGAAGCCATTGTGGAAACCCAAATTGAAGGGCTTCATATCATCCCTGCAACGATACAACTTGCCGGAGCCGAGATTGAGTTGGTATCCACCATATCACGTGAAGTTCGTTTGAAAAAATCACTCGCCATGGTGAAAAAAAACTATGATTACATACTGATCGATTGCCCACCATCTCTTGGCATGTTAACGATCAACTCGTTAACCGCTTCCGACTCGGTGATCATTCCGATCCAGTGTGAGTACTACGCACTTGAAGGGCTAAGCCAACTGCTTAACACGGTTCGCCTCGTGCAGAAACATTTGAATACCTCTCTGCAAATAGAGGGAGTGCTGCTCACCATGTTTGATGCCCGCACAAACCTGGGGATTCAGGTGATTGAAGAAGTGAAGAAGTATTTCCAACAAAAGGTATATCAAACGATTATTCCGCGTAATGTGCGACTTAGTGAAGCCCCTTCACATGGGCAGTCCATTATTACGTATGATCCCCGTTCACGAGGAGCAGAAGTGTATTTAGAGCTCGCAAAGGAAGTGATATCGTATGAGTAA
- the noc gene encoding nucleoid occlusion protein has product MKEQFSKLFGLAERNNGDEVKQIPVGEIVSSPYQPRTIFDDDKIDELLQTIKTHGVIQPIVVRVRNGSYEIIAGERRWRAVRKLGLEHIPAIVREFNDSQAASIALIENLQREGLTAIEEAVAYQKLIDLHQLTQESLAQRLGKSQSTIANKIRLLQLPEGIKTALMERKISERHARALLSLDSEELQMKLLSEIIDKELNVKQTEARVAFYKEASKIKKSKRISFTKDVRLALNTIRQSIDMVSGSGMDIKTKEADHEDHYEIVIHIPKRK; this is encoded by the coding sequence ATGAAAGAACAATTTTCGAAGTTGTTTGGTTTGGCGGAGCGCAATAACGGAGATGAAGTGAAACAAATTCCGGTAGGTGAAATAGTAAGCAGCCCTTATCAACCTCGTACGATTTTTGACGATGATAAAATTGATGAGTTGTTGCAGACAATCAAAACCCATGGAGTCATTCAACCCATTGTTGTCCGTGTGCGGAATGGATCATATGAGATTATTGCCGGGGAACGTCGCTGGCGTGCGGTTCGAAAACTGGGACTAGAGCATATTCCAGCCATTGTGCGCGAATTTAATGACTCTCAGGCCGCTTCCATTGCCTTGATTGAGAACCTGCAGCGTGAAGGCCTCACGGCTATTGAAGAAGCGGTTGCATATCAAAAGTTGATTGATCTTCACCAATTGACGCAAGAGAGTCTTGCGCAGCGATTAGGCAAAAGCCAATCAACCATTGCCAATAAAATTCGGTTGTTACAACTCCCGGAAGGGATTAAGACTGCACTGATGGAACGGAAAATATCCGAGCGTCATGCAAGAGCTTTGCTTTCACTGGACTCGGAAGAACTGCAAATGAAATTGCTCAGCGAGATTATTGATAAAGAGCTGAACGTAAAACAAACCGAAGCAAGGGTTGCCTTTTACAAGGAAGCTTCCAAAATCAAAAAGTCCAAACGCATCTCATTTACCAAAGATGTCAGACTCGCGCTAAATACGATCCGTCAATCCATTGATATGGTATCTGGTTCTGGTATGGATATCAAAACAAAAGAAGCCGATCACGAAGATCATTATGAGATCGTCATTCATATTCCTAAACGCAAATAG
- the rsmG gene encoding 16S rRNA (guanine(527)-N(7))-methyltransferase RsmG, whose translation MDDIQQQLQVRLKEHGLELDKRQLEQFELYFQELVSWNEKMNLTGITEREQVYTKHFYDSVSLAFYTDMTKVEKLADIGSGAGFPGIPLKICFPHIKLTIIDSLNKRIGFLQHVVDTLGLTEVELIHGRAEELGRKEGYRDSYDLVTARAVAKLAVLNEFCLPFVRKGGMFAAMKGGDPREEMKEAEFSFNQLRGRVKAVHPFQLPVEESARHIILIQKFDKTPHKYPRKPGTPLKTPLVQ comes from the coding sequence AGCTGGAACAGTTCGAACTGTATTTTCAGGAGCTGGTATCCTGGAATGAAAAGATGAACCTGACAGGGATAACGGAACGGGAACAGGTGTATACGAAGCATTTTTATGACTCGGTATCCCTGGCCTTCTACACGGATATGACCAAAGTGGAAAAGCTTGCTGATATTGGATCTGGGGCAGGCTTTCCCGGTATTCCGCTCAAGATATGCTTCCCACATATAAAGCTGACCATTATTGATTCACTCAACAAACGCATTGGCTTCCTGCAGCATGTCGTGGATACCCTGGGTCTAACTGAGGTTGAATTAATTCATGGCCGGGCAGAAGAGCTGGGGCGCAAAGAAGGATATCGGGACAGCTACGATCTGGTTACTGCCCGCGCAGTAGCTAAGCTGGCAGTGCTGAATGAATTCTGTTTGCCTTTCGTTCGAAAAGGTGGGATGTTTGCCGCAATGAAAGGCGGAGACCCTCGTGAAGAAATGAAGGAAGCAGAATTTAGCTTCAATCAGCTGAGAGGACGGGTAAAAGCCGTTCATCCATTCCAGCTGCCCGTGGAAGAGTCAGCGCGTCATATCATCTTGATACAGAAGTTTGATAAAACGCCTCACAAGTATCCTCGTAAACCGGGGACTCCACTCAAGACACCATTGGTACAGTAA